The Mya arenaria isolate MELC-2E11 chromosome 16, ASM2691426v1 genome includes a window with the following:
- the LOC128221354 gene encoding uncharacterized protein LOC128221354, whose product MAAIHSPAHTAKLTFYVASIPQHVVERLACQAKISRHLVECVLDKCYVGPPPDVWSLKERMEEDPAIQLEKFKFEPNNDKPVCGWPERYKPDQTWDIRFKATVKKCAHAESTAEKPEVTE is encoded by the exons ATGGCTGCCATCCACTCACCTGCTCATACAGCAAAACTCACCTTTTATGTCGCATCAATACCACAACACGTAGTTGAGCGTCTCGCCTGCCAAGCGAAAATTTCTCGACATTTGgttgagtgtgtgttagacAAGTGTTATGTAGGGCCTCCCCCGGATGTCTGGTCATTGAAGGAAAGGATGGAGGAAGACCCTGCCATTCAGCTCGAGAAATTCAAGTTCGAACCAAACAACGACAAGCCCGTCTGTGGATGGCCCGAACGTTATAAACCGGACCAAACATGGGACATCCGTTTTAAAGCAACCGTAAAGAA GTGTGCACACGCTGAGTCCACTGCAGAGAAGCCCGAAGTTACGGAATAA